Part of the Oncorhynchus kisutch isolate 150728-3 linkage group LG2, Okis_V2, whole genome shotgun sequence genome, aaggggtgtgGCCAGACAGGCAGAACCACATTTCCTGGGAAGTGTTGTTTCTCTGTTATAGCAGTTTACTGACTAACTGTTAACATATAGGAAtactaacagaacacacacacacacacacgtgacctACAGCTAATAAGTATTTGGAGTGGAGGGCTCAATAGATTCCCTGAGGATACCGTTCAGAAGGATGGGATATACATTTGGATAACTTCATGAATGCTTTTTGTGAAGTACGAATAATCCATTCTCCATGGCTTGGCTAAATTGGCAGTTACATTCCTGGTCAAACATAAATGGCAGGGTCTAAGGCTCACGGATTACTTACTACAACAAGGTAAATAGCAGAACTCACACCTGCCTGACTCAGGATACTTGTTGTAAGTGTTAGAATATGTTTTCTTACGTGTATTTTATTGTTTTCTCATATGAAATTCAAGGTTCTTAAGACCAAAAATGGattgaattaaaaataaaaaaggtcaGAGTTGCCTTTACAATTAATATCCTGTGTAAAAGAGGAAAGCATTTGTTCTCTTCCACCCCAGCAGAACACTTGCATTATGGTGACAAATGTCAACAGGCAGTTCTCTCATAAACTCTGTGACAGGTGAACAGATGGAAAGTTGGAAAGCAGTCAGAGAACAGAATAAACCGTCAAAacattcagacacagacacaaagctGGACTGAGTGTGTTTTCAGGCTAAATCTCGCATTGCTCTAGAATCGGTTGAGTAATGTCTGAATCATAGAGTTACAATGACCAGAACGGACAAAGCCCCGGCTTAGTCCATGGGAGCGAAACTCAATGACTGTGGTCCATCAACCATGAAAGTTGACATGGATGGGAATGTGTTCTAGTATTTCTAATtctatggtttggtttcaatatgATCTCCAGCCTAGAGAAGGTCAGAGGTCTGTAGTGTTAGAACATGTAGGAGGTCTCACACTTcaatactgcacacacacacacacacacactagtggtgcgcaggtcagctgtttgttcactcGCACCCATCCGCAATTACTAATAGCCCATCCGCAACCGGCcgactatatgtgataaagtgaacATCTGAGGTCCGCACCCGTCCCGAACCCGCTAATATAGAAAATAATACATGTGAAAGGTTTTCTGTGCAGAATGTccaaatggcacctgtttgaccggttgtaaggacatagaaagctgtgaaaacgacTCAACATGTTTCTGATAGATTTCAGATCAGCTTGGATGAATATTTGATGTGGTTGAAATagtatcagcttttatgatgctggTATAGACAGCACCTCCACAAATGGTATCTAACTGCACAatgcattctctcaagatgctgaaagaaagaaagcaTATTTCTCAACTCCTGTTCCCCAAGtcaaaatgtagcctacatttggtGAATCAAAAActgcttaattctgcaggagttaatattaaggctatgtgagaggttatagacctacagtcagggtccagatttcagtttccattcaacccatctgaacagtaggctacagttcccttgacatACCATAGGTCTATTTGAAGCCCCACTCGTGTGACTGTGGATTTTGCatagcgcctcacaatcatcacactgctatcatcctctctcactacttcaccaaatctttcccaaacattgcCTTTCTGtacctcccttctctttattttcaactccaTTTCGCAGCTTTTTCTCTTATTGTATTAAATTCCCacattgtcctttttgcctcTGTGGATCGAAGTTATGTTTTCTGTCTGTTCCCAAAACCATTTGGTGATTGGCATGTAGGCTATTTGGCGTGTGTTGGCCTACAGTTAGCGCATAAGCCTACGTTTTAGGGCCTAATGCCATATAGCTTAAAATAATGAAAGgaaaacctcaatgtagcctatagatataaattgTACAAGAAAGGTTTTTCAAAGTATTGTTTTAATTTTGTtcaacccacccgcccttcatccacacaatatataACCACTGGGACTGTCAACCCCTgcaacactaatacacacacgcaaacgcacacacacacacacacacacacacacacacacacacacacacacacacacacacacacacacacacacacacacacacacacacacacacacacacacacacacacacacacaacaggttaTTTGTTGGCTTTTCCTGTTTGTAATCCATCTGGTAATTGGATAGTCTGTCATTTACAACGCTCTATTTAATTTAAAATACACATTCTGTTCACTCCACCCTTCCTAACAGTTAAAGTCCTCCAAACGATCCAGACACTGCAGGGGAAATACTGAATATATATACTGACTATACTTCAGAATAAACTGATGAAACCTTGAAACTGTTGTAATACTTATTATGTTTTGCTGCGAGCTAAACCAGATTTCTCTGCTGAACGCCACAGATACCACAGTGTGGATGAATAACCGAATCTTAAGGGCAACGTTGACAAgctctctgtgggtgtgtgtgtttgtacatgtatgtgtgtgtttgtgtgtgtctattaGAAGTTCACTTCTCTGAGAGCAATCATCATATCATTATGTCAGGCAGAGGTACTGGTGAAGGGAAGTGCCTCACTGCAAAAACACAAACAAGATAACTTCTCATGGGAAGCAACGCTGAAGTAGATTCACTGGTGATGGACATAAACATTGTGCTCATGTATCTCTCCCTGCCATTCCCAGCCACAAACACTACTTGTAGCTCAGTAGACCAAAGTGCTTAGGGAATTTCTTAGGAATGTTGACCTTGTCTACGGATATATTATTGAAGAGCTTGTGATGCCAGATTCATTATAGAAGGTCTTGTGGTGCTATAAAGAAACAAAGTGAAGAGAGACTCATTTCCAGTTCAAAGTGGACACGCCAaagtacagtatcagtcaaatgtttgtacacacctactcattcaaaggtttttctttatttttactattttctacattgtagaataatgaaataacacatatggaattgtgtagtaacccaaaaagtgctaatgaaatcaaaatatatattgtagatacttcaaagtagccaccctttgccttgatgacagctttgcacacttttgacattctctcaaccagcttcacctggaatgcttttccaacagtcttgaaggagttcccacatatgctgagcacttgttggctgcttttccttcagtctgcggtccaactcatcacaagccaggtcatctaatgcagcactccatcactctccttcttggtcaaatagcccttacacagtctggaagtgtgttgggtcattatcctgttgataaacaaatgatagtcccactaagcacaaaccagatgggatggtgtatcgctgaagaatgctgtgttagccatgctggttaagtgtgccttgaattctaaattaatcacagaTTGTGTCAagagtaaagcacccccacaccatcacacctcctcctccatttttcatggtgggaactacacatgcagagatgatctgttcacctactctgtgtctcacaaagacacggtggttggagccaaaatagtacaaataaataaaaacccattaatgagtaggtgtggccaagcttttgactggtactgtacatatttacCTCATAAGACCTCGAGTTCCTCATTGTATTTATGATGAATAAACTCAAATGTTGACTGAAACACCTTTGCTTAAAACAATGTTTACTCTTTAGGTATACTTTAGGTATACCAACAATAGTTGGAGACACCATATACATTGTCAACAAAGACCATATGTTCCTTATTACAGTGAAACAACATCAGACCCTGTCCTCCTGAGTGAGGTCCACCAAAAGGCTCTGTCCTTTGGAGACTTCACTAAGGGATAACTTCACCAAGGGGCCTCAACTCACAGGCTTTTGTCATCCTTCTGCTTGATCTCCACCGAGAGGTCTCTGACCATGAAGGACCGCCTGGAGGAGCTGCGTCAGAGGGCCCAGGGTTTTCGGGAGGtgagcagagagacagatgatACCCCATTCCCTGAGGAAGATGCTAACCCAGATGCCCCATTGGGGGTTAAGGTCGCCACCCCGCAGCAGGCTGTGGTGTTCGAGCAAGAACCAGTCCTGCACAACTTCCTGTCCGAGGCTCAGCATATCCGCGGTGACATCACTGAGCTGGAAACAGAGGTTAGTAAGCTCACATATTCCTCCTATGAGTGGCCGTAACTATATAGACATGTCAACCCGCAAAGCATCTCGGTTGGCCTGCAACTGTTTGTCCAATTGTCCATGAGAATAATGTTGTGAATTCGGGAGGTGGAAGGATGCTCTTTAAATTCTTGTTATTCATTTAAAGTTTGACTgaatcctcttctccttctccccagGTAAAGAAGTTCAGCCAGCAACAAAGGACCCTGGTGGCAACCATGCATCGTTTCAGTGTGATGAAGAAGGTCAGTGATGTGACGACGGACATCAAGCTGCAGGCAGAGAGCATCCACAGACGGCTGGACGACCTCTCCAAGAAGGCACAGAGTTTAGAAGACATGCAGGGACTGGCTACAGCCACTACACGCATCCAACGCTCCCAACACGCAGCGCTACTTAGACAATTCCAACAGGTCCATGAGTTATTATAACCTTTTATTTCAATGGTGTTTTCTGATGTTTTTTTGACAACACTTGATGAACGTcagcaaaaatatatattgttagTCTTAGTTTTTAATATATGCTAGCTAAGCAAACAGTGAAAAGAAATGTCTGTTTCTGGTCTAAAGTACTTTTCCATATTTTACCACTCCTAGGTGATGTGTCTGTACAACAACTCCATCCTCAGTAAACAGGAGCATTGTAAAAACTTCCTCATCCGCCAGCTCGAGGTGTTTGGTCGTGACGTCACCGAGGAGGGAGTCGATGAAATGGTTGCCACGGGGAAGTGGGAGGTGTTTAACCAGAACCTCCTCAACGACGAACGCATCACACGCGCTCAGCTGTCTGAGATCGAGCAGAGACACAAGGTAAGCGTAAGTTTTGATGTGTAAGAAAATGCAAGAATATGTCATTGAAGGTAAAGTTAAGAATCTCAGTAGGCCATGTATGTCTGTGACCGACAAACACTAATGTCTCATGTAATTTACACCAGTTTCACTGTCAGTTCAGACAAATCCTTGACTAATGTTTTGTCTTTATCCTTTGTGCAACTGCTATAGGAGCTACTGAATCTGGAGAGCAACATGAAGGAGCTGAGAGAACTGTTCATGGATATCTTTATATTGGTGGAGGAGCAAGGAGGCTACATAGACAACATCCAGACCAGTGTAGAGAAGACACAGGACTACGTCACCGTCACTAACGAGAAATTTAAAATGGCCACCAGGTACAAGAAGAAGAACCCTCTAAGGAGACTGTGCTGCTGTTGCTGCCCCTGGAGGTGCTGCACATAGAGAAGGGACAAGTCCCCTGAACACTGGAGATAGCCCTGGAGGTGCTGCACATAGAGAAGGGACAAGTCCCCTGAACACTGGAGATAGCCCTGGAGGTGCTGCACATAGAGAAGGGACAAGTCCCCTGAACACTGGAGATAGCCCTGGAGGTTTTTCAGATTGGGAAAGGAAGAGCTCTGATGTGGAGTGTCTACAGCTATGGGAGGGAAATCTGTAGGGTGGCATGGCAGAACAGTGTTCAGAGAAGATTTAAGCCCATTACAGTGGTCAGAAATCATCCAGGAACAAGAGGATTGTAAGAGGCTGTGCAGTTGAAGCAGGGTGGGAGTCAGTGTCTCCACTCATGAGGGACAACTTTAACGCAAGACATAATGCATTTTGAGAAGCAGCAAGACTGCTTacgttttcaaaactgtctccttttttcaaaactctacacacaattcccaaaactgcacacacaaaatacaaaatgtctcacatctccttcaaaatgtaacactgcattcaaaaacacatgtcagaatgaagcatttgcatcaaatggcaaaaattgctttcataatagtacatttttggatattccatgtaaacactgttgttctaaatttaaagctctttggtcttttaaaagtaatctgctgagaggggtaacaagtacactgtaaacaccaatgcaatgtagaaacagaaaatatttattcggccaaacattactgttgtatacagtagcatacaacaaaaccataaacatatgtaaaccaaaagtatattctttagaatacagtaaagaacacaattgtgtgtgtggggtctcgggggggcagtccaggaattggtaggggggggggcagtcaccagtgctaagctacgcttcatctcttctccggcctgggtctggccacaatacttcgtccacatcacaagatacgttttctcttgccaaacatcgagggaagtatctcctagcatggtgtatccaaccttggacagaggcaacctctatgtccccacatgcgtcctccattgcctggagaagtggCATGTGGGCATAGGGTtggcgatcatacactttccagcgccaggctgagaagaattcctctatacgatttagaaaaggtgaacatgggggtaggtacaaaactacaaattgtggatgggtggcaaaacagttttggaccagaacagcctggtgaaaactaacattgttccataaaaccacaaatctagcaggctcctgatctggaccagggacaagcattgtgtaaattgcatccagaaaagtgagcatatggcctgtgttgtacggacccagtgtggcattgtgatggaggaccccgttttgagtgatggcagTACACATAtttatattacccccacgctgtccagggacattggtaattgccctctgtcctattacatttcttccgcggagcctggttttggtgaggttgaagccaacctcatccacataaataaattaatggcgaattacatgggcatccagctccaatactctctgtaacagacaaaaggatatatagatgagtaaatatggtatgtctgaagtacaggaagtagtgttgcatacatacctctacaaagtcatgtcgcatattcttgactgtcagagtttctctcaaatggcaccttgtaaagatgtttcatcgtcactcggtgccgttggaggatgcgttgtatgGTTAACAGGCTTACAGCAAtgatgttgttaaatatggtgtcattattcaatatatgctctcttatctctcgaatcctaattgcttttgttggccaaaaccatatttataattgcagtctcttgtacatctgtaaacaagcgtcctcgtcctccatgatgtctttgcctttccactctgtacagaattcaaacacagtatgtgttcagcataggaactgtaaacaatgtacaacatttttttttgtacagcatgataaccaacctcattcattcaacgcagtgcagtaaatggatggcttagagttacaaatgtttatgcaatactatgcagtcatacgtattttacagtacattactgtaatgctaaaatagtcattagatagttgcatacctgttctcatttctgaagcttcgaattatggacgccactgtaaatcgactcaagttgggctggactctcagtccagcctctctcatggtcaaaccgtggttgatcacatgatcaacaagtgttgccctaatctcatcagagatgtctctccttccttctcttctttgccctcgtcctcttcttcctcttcctctccctcctactcctcttgctctctgccATTGTTGGCattaggtagagaattgtgtgtagtgttttgaaaaaattgttttatgcaattgacaactgagtcaaaggctgagaaataagCTTATGGTTTTgaatatttggtgtgtagttttgcactttgagtgagaggtttaaaAAAttgtgtgacatgaaaagattttgtgttggaaaaaactgtaactgCACAGAAGTATTCACAATGTGGAAACAGATTGAATTTTACTTTCATTAATCATTTTGTATTTACTCAAACTTTGTGTGTATGTACAATACATATGAATGTATTTATCTGAGAGTTTTACTTCAAATCAGGCAGGCTCAATGGGAAATGTGTTATATTTCAAGATTTCACTGTAAATTAAGCAATTTCATGTTGGGTATGCTTTTGTACTTCCTAATGTCAACTTTTATTTTGTTAAGGCCAGTTACCATTTCAGAAGATGACTTTCAGACATTGACTGTTATTTAATATTCCAGAACATTTCAAACCAATTAAACAATTAAACCCTCTCTGACTGTGAACAGTGTAGGTGAAACAATGACACATTTTATTGTGTCACTGTGCTTTGTCATAGCAACAGCGGTGTGGGAGTGTACTTCATTACAGACCCATATGTGTCACGGCACAATCAGGGGAAATGCCAAGTCACAGGATTATGGCCCagtattgtctgtgtgtgtgtgtgtgtgtgtgtgtgtgtgtgtgtgtgtgtgtgtgtgtgtgtgtgtgtgtgtgtgtgtgtgtgtgtgtgtgtgtgtgtgtgtgtgtgtgtgtgtgtgtgtgtgtgtgtgtgtgttaacggtGGACCCAGGTGTCTGATGTCAGAGTCAAGACAGAGGACAGGGTGTGTCTGGACCTGATTGGTAACAGTTTGAACTATGGATACGCCACAGGGCACAGCGATGATACTATGCTGTATACACAGGTAGGTCAGCTCTAACACAGCTGAACAGGAACTAGGGTATAGCTAGGTAGACAGACtgggatttgtatttgtatttattatggatcctcattagctgctgacaaggcagtagctactcttcctggagttcaGCAAAAAATAAGGCAGTAATATACATTATAATACAATTGAGATATGGCCTGGGGTAGCTGTTCCATATTCAACAATATACTCACTCAGACAGACTCCAAAGGTTTCAACAAATTATAAGCTTCCTGACTGTTCAAATTCCAAAGAGAGGTTACCCACAGGTCTACATATGCCTGCTTATCCACTTTCCATCACAATCCCCTAATAACCATCTGGAGTACATTCAACTGTTTCAGTGTAGCAACCTGCCACTGAGTGGTCACTGAAAGAAGTGCAGTGGAAAGTTATATGTTGTGTTTCAAATAGTAAAAAAGAAGCTTATCCCTGCCTGAAATACTCACAGAAGGACAGGCTTGCTAGCGATGTGGGGGTGCTATAGGACCTCAGTGATGGCACTACCCCCCCGCACCCCTCCAAACACAGCTCAGTCACAGACACACCATCCACAGGGGCCTGGTCACAGGTTTCCTGGGGGAAAGATAAGACAAACATTCAGTAATACTCTTTAAGATCACAACAGTGCATTAAAGATTCATGACTCATATAACTGTTACATGTCAAACTTGTTTTGaagttactgtctgtctgtgtgtatcagTGATCAGTCAGTCTGTGAAGCTGTAAGATGTTCTCTTATAACGGTCCGAGGAACATCAAAGTGTGTCTGAGTACAACCAGCTGTGGTCAGTCCAGAGATCTGTCATTATTTTACTGTGTGGTTTTATAAGCCCATCAACGTCAGACCAGGGGTAACAGGACCTGCAGCGTGTTGTGTGTTACAGCCTGTGCTAAATCACACAGGTCACACTGGTAGCAGGGCAGGACGTACTAGCCCAGATCCCAAGAGCTGTGGTAGACTGAGGCAGACAACACATCAGTCTCTATTCACAGCTTTCAAAGGGATAGATCCCCCCCCATATCAAAGACTGAACTTTTCATACCTATCAGACTTTAGTTATTGGGTGAAGTACCTCAACTGTAAATATATGCCTATGGGAGAGTAAACTTGATGTTACTGTATGAGAGAGAAGTTCACCTCCCGGTAGACCTCTGATTATAGTAGTCTTCCCTGCATTGTCCAGACTCAACACGACCACAGTCACCTTCCTGCTGAACACAGATCAATAACACTATGAAAGAGAAGTTTATGGTGCA contains:
- the LOC109903011 gene encoding syntaxin-19-like isoform X1, whose translation is MKDRLEELRQRAQGFREVSRETDDTPFPEEDANPDAPLGVKVATPQQAVVFEQEPVLHNFLSEAQHIRGDITELETEVKKFSQQQRTLVATMHRFSVMKKVSDVTTDIKLQAESIHRRLDDLSKKAQSLEDMQGLATATTRIQRSQHAALLRQFQQVMCLYNNSILSKQEHCKNFLIRQLEVFGRDVTEEGVDEMVATGKWEVFNQNLLNDERITRAQLSEIEQRHKELLNLESNMKELRELFMDIFILVEEQGGYIDNIQTSVEKTQDYVTVTNEKFKMATRYKKKNPLRRLCCCCCPWRCCT
- the LOC109903011 gene encoding syntaxin-19-like isoform X2 gives rise to the protein MKDRLEELRQRAQGFREVSRETDDTPFPEEDANPDAPLGVKVATPQQAVVFEQEPVLHNFLSEAQHIRGDITELETEVKKFSQQQRTLVATMHRFSVMKKVSDVTTDIKLQAESIHRRLDDLSKKAQSLEDMQGLATATTRIQRSQHAALLRQFQQVMCLYNNSILSKQEHCKNFLIRQLEVFGRDVTEEGVDEMVATGKWEVFNQNLLNDERITRAQLSEIEQRHKELLNLESNMKELRELFMDIFILVEEQGGYIDNIQTSVEKTQDYVTVTNEKFKMATRYKKKNPLRRLCCCCCPWRCCT